One window from the genome of Salvia miltiorrhiza cultivar Shanhuang (shh) chromosome 7, IMPLAD_Smil_shh, whole genome shotgun sequence encodes:
- the LOC130992579 gene encoding pentatricopeptide repeat-containing protein At1g06143: MELWNAGLALRHAGHHLKRCSTPNQLQSWYALLLKTNTAQDCFLINQYITACSNHRTIDSAILAFSHLENPNVFVYNALIGAFLTCFRPLQGLRYYVLMLRNAVPPTSYTFPPVIKSCRVLRFVGFGECVHAQVLRNGLGLHLHLQTAMVDFYSSLGMVVEARKVFEEMPERDGFAWSTMISTHVRAGDLDSARRVFDQMPQKNTAASNTMIHGYAEAGDVNSAEALFRTLLERDVVSWTTMINCYCKRELYLEALELFEEMKSTGTRPDNTTMATVISACAHLGALDKGKEMHLYMMQAEFNIDVYIGSALIDMYAKCGVVERALVVFFKLQEKNLFCWSSVIGGLAYNGYAEEALAMFDKMEKEKVEPTQVIFLSVLAACAHAGLVEEGNRRFSEMTTRYGTLPEIEHYGCMVDLLSRVGLLEEALVLIGSMRMQPNSAIWGALLGGCKLHKNLEIAQIAVDRLMILEPNNSGYYTLLVNMYAEENRWNEVARIRGIMKERGVEKALPGSSWIEVKKKMHQFAACDNHHPSSKQIYQVLDVLDSQLKLLGHALQFDLVV; encoded by the coding sequence ATGGAATTATGGAACGCAGGACTCGCGCTGAGACATGCTGGCCACCACTTGAAACGATGCTCGACTCCCAACCAACTCCAATCATGGTATGCTTTGCTGCTCAAAACCAACACCGCCCAAGATTGCTTCTTGATCAATCAGTACATCACTGCTTGTTCCAACCACCGCACCATAGATTCCGCCATTCTCGCCTTCTCCCACTTGGAAAACCCCAACGTATTCGTTTACAACGCCCTTATCGGGGCATTTCTCACTTGCTTCCGCCCCCTCCAAGGATTGCGCTATTACGTGCTCATGTTGCGGAACGCCGTGCCTCCCACCAGTTACACATTCCCTCCCGTGATCAAGAGCTGTAGGGTTTTACGCTTCGTTGGATTCGGTGAATGTGTTCATGCTCAGGTGTTGAGAAATGGGTTGGGATTGCACCTTCATCTCCAGACCGCCATGGTTGATTTCTACTCTAGTTTGGGCATGGTTGTTGAGGCCCGGAAGGTGTTCGAAGAAATGCCCGAAAGAGATGGCTTTGCTTGGTCCACCATGATTTCAACCCACGTCCGTGCTGGAGATTTGGATTCTGCTAGGAGGGTGTTTGATCAGATGCCCCAAAAGAACACTGCAGCTTCCAATACCATGATTCACGGATATGCCGAAGCAGGGGATGTGAACTCTGCTGAGGCTTTATTTCGTACACTGCTTGAAAGAGATGTGGTTTCTTGGACCACCATGATCAACTGTTACTGTAAACGAGAGCTGTATCTAGAAGCTTTGGAGCTTTTCGAGGAAATGAAGAGCACGGGAACCAGACCTGATAACACGACAATGGCGACTGTGATATCTGCCTGTGCACATCTTGGGGCTCTAGACAAAGGGAAAGAGATGCATCTGTATATGATGCAGGCAGAGTTCAACATCGATGTCTATATAGGATCCGCTTTGATTGATATGTACGCCAAGTGTGGGGTTGTGGAGAGAGCTTTAGTGGTGTTCTTCAAGCTGCAGGAGAAGAATCTCTTCTGCTGGAGCTCTGTGATTGGTGGGCTTGCGTACAACGGATATGCAGAAGAGGCATTAGCAATGTTCGACAAAATGGAGAAGGAGAAGGTTGAGCCAACTCAAGTTATCTTTCTGAGTGTTCTTGCAGCTTGTGCTCACGCTGGACTGGTTGAAGAAGGTAACCGTAGATTCTCCGAGATGACTACCAGATACGGCACCCTTCCTGAAATCGAACACTACGGTTGCATGGTGGATCTCCTATCCAGAGTTGGTTTGCTGGAAGAAGCACTAGTCTTGATAGGCAGCATGAGAATGCAGCCAAATTCTGCTATTTGGGGTGCTTTGCTAGGCGGTTGTAAGCTTCACAAAAACTTAGAGATTGCTCAAATTGCTGTGGACAGACTAATGATTTTGGAGCCAAATAATAGCGGGTATTACACCCTCTTGGTTAACATGTATGCTGAAGAAAATAGATGGAATGAAGTGGCAAGGATTAGGGGAATCATGAAGGAGCGTGGAGTGGAGAAAGCGTTGCCGGGCTCTAGCTGGATAGAAGTGAAAAAGAAGATGCATCAGTTTGCTGCTTGTGATAATCATCATCCATCATCCAAACAGATATATCAAGTCCTGGATGTGTTAGATTCCCAACTCAAGCTCTTGGGACACGCGCTGCAGTTCGATCTCGTTGTGTGA